The genomic stretch GTTCATGAGCGCGGCCGGTGCGGCCGGCGTCGCGGGCTCGACGGCGAGCGTACAGGCCCAGGACGGGGACGCCCTCGCGAACGCCGAGACGGCGACCGACGGCAACGTGGATCTACGGGCGTTCGACGAGGTGCTCGGACGGCTCGAAGCCGCCGCTGACGCCCTCGAATTCCCCGCCCGACGCATCGGCGCTAACCCCCGGGGCACCCAGCACGGCGCGACCCACTGGGGTATCCACTTCGAAACCGAACACGCGATTCATCTCG from Halalkalicoccus subterraneus encodes the following:
- a CDS encoding twin-arginine translocation signal domain-containing protein; the encoded protein is MPRQAFTDETEPNNEWTRRTFMSAAGAAGVAGSTASVQAQDGDALANAETATDGNVDLRAFDEVLGRLEAAADALEFPARRIGANPRGTQHGATHWGIHFETEHAIHLGEATVDADQAGTFNAVVGEYDGTNFDAVHERDISVEAGLNTIDLDMALEPGEYLLTRDGSFPLRRAAW